In Syngnathus acus chromosome 21, fSynAcu1.2, whole genome shotgun sequence, one genomic interval encodes:
- the LOC119115140 gene encoding protein FAM171B-like, which produces MPLEQVIDDSCVILLAFATELFFPPLLVFLQNMQVSFLLSVLILCKSEASGEFPRSGTGTSASFPPLHADEDEDEGNFAPQTVAEPSDGWTFTLKVQVTDMLTRQYLARAEVDLHVNYTRIKTVLTGEDGGVLLQVPFQSGSPVTVRACKDGYVCALLPCQTVRRPIFSSVTVPLRRLTQGNVWLFEDSFLITDKASDASWRPIVQFPKSLLNLSEGSDVAALKAYLTVPEPPSAGGGFLRTLGVMSGTAGYISTELKPAAAVSVRLFRGDTELHTGGPVKISLTLPDNCGLRSSNALPAWFYNRTTGGWMRRGLGTVVSEGGKLRWTFSAPHLGYWMAAPVPTRGDVFGADILGDFFARHWSFVALALGGMLCLVACLLAALLYCQSSARKTKVTHAPPKKDRATATGSDEDIEGSAPSQRGLKHARREERRDVAVAVHDGDVCTAAAQPEIPSSDATEPIRVPESLTDALLFYSQPVAILHASAFFQAEDQPQRPRWTEAMEAGGESSSPNASQGSTRNQEGDPEGHAQNTLLPTSRGQRGLLESASVPETLSRLRSSRRSMEAAGELSKAPSWQPPRAWFVSLEGKPAAEIRYAVEEQQRRRATAGSQETSLDSGVDMIEMNQTPGRRAVALERKGTFVKRAAGEKQTAPQ; this is translated from the exons AGTTCCCCCGCAGCGGAACCGGGACGAGCGCCTCTTTCCCTCCTCTGCATGCAGATGAGGATGAAGACGAGGGCAACTTTGCTCCGCAGACAGTCGCCGAGCCTTCGGATG GTTGGACCTTCACCCTGAAGGTGCAGGTCACCGACATGCTGACTCGTCAGTACCTGGCGCGGGCGGAGGTGGATCTTCACGTCAACTACACCAGGATCAAAACGGTTCTCACGGGGGAGGACGGCGGCGTTTTGCTCCAAGTGCCTTTTCAAAGCGGCTCGCCCGTCACAGTGCGGGCGTGCAAGGACGGCTACGTTTGCGCGTTGCTTCCCTGCCAGACTGTCCGGAGGCCAA TCTTCTCTTCGGTGACCGTGCCCCTACGTCGCCTGACGCAAGGGAACGTGTGGCTTTTTGAAGACTCCTTCCTGATCACCGACAAAGCTTCGG ATGCTTCGTGGCGGCCCATTGTCCAGTTCCCCAAGAGCCTGCTGAACCTGAGCGAGGGCAGCGACGTGGCCGCTTTGAAAGCCTACTTGACCGTCCCCGAGCCACCTTCAGCGGGAGGAGGCTTTCTCCGCACCTTGGGCGTCATGAGCGGCACAGCAG GATACATCAGCACAGAGTTGAAACCGGCGGCGGCCGTTAGCGTGCGGCTCTTCCGCGGGGACACGGAGCTGCATACGGGCGGCCCCGTGAAGATCAGCCTGACGCTCCCCGACAACTGCGGACTGCGGTCTTCAAACGCTCTTCCGGCGTGGTTCTACAACCGCACCACCG GCGGCTGGATGAGACGGGGATTAGGCACGGTGGTGTCGGAAGGTGGAAAACTCAGATGGACGTTCAGCGCTCCGCATCTGGGTTACTGGATGGCGGCGCCGGTGCCGACGCGTGGAG ATGTCTTTGGAGCTGACATCCTGGGTGACTTCTTTGCCCGCCATTGGTCTTTTGTGGCGCTGGCCCTTGGAGGAATGCTCTGTCTTGTCGCCTGTCTTCTTGCTGCCTTGTTGTATTGTCAGAG CTCCGCGAGGAAAACGAAGGTGACGCACGCACCGCCGAAAAAGGACCGAGCCACGGCCACCGGCAGCGATGAGGACATTGAAGGATCTGCTCCATCTCAGCGTGGCCTGAAGCACGCAAGAAGGGAGGAGCGGCGCGATGTCGCCGTAGCCGTCCACGACGGCGACGTTTGCACCGCAGCGGCCCAACCCGAGATCCCTTCCAGCGACGCGACGGAGCCGATACGAGTTCCGGAATCTCTGACGGACGCTCTGTTGTTCTACAGCCAGCCCGTGGCCATTTTGCACGCGTCGGCGTTTTTCCAAGCCGAAGACCAACCGCAGCGGCCCCGCTGGACTGAGGCCATGGAAGCCGGCGGAGAGAGCTCCAGCCCAAATGCGTCACAAGGCTCCACTCGGAACCAGGAAGGAGATCCAGAAGGACACGCGCAAAATACTTTGCTACCGACAAGCAGAGGCCAGCGCGGTCTCCTGGAATCGGCGTCGGTTCCGGAAACCTTAAGTCGACTGAGGAGCAGCAGACGCTCGATGGAGGCCGCCGGCGAGCTTTCCAAAGCGCCGTCGTGGCAGCCGCCGCGGGCCTGGTTTGTGAGTCTGGAGGGCAAACCGGCGGCCGAGATCCGTTACGCCGTGGAGGAGCAACAGCGGAGAAGAGCAACTGCGGGGAGTCAAGAAACCAGCTTGGATTCCGGCGTGGATATGATCGAGATGAACCAGACGCCCGGCCGGAGAGCTGTCGCTCTGGAACGCAAGGGCACCTTTGTCAAAAGGGCGGCCGGCGAAAAACAGACGGCGCCGCAGTGA